One window of the Dreissena polymorpha isolate Duluth1 chromosome 5, UMN_Dpol_1.0, whole genome shotgun sequence genome contains the following:
- the LOC127882319 gene encoding uncharacterized protein LOC127882319: MSRYDLRICDFTDIDDQSLDSVVQDSLREFPKCGESMIRQILKSRGIKVARSRLRDCLQRIDVEGIQARRKRTLHRRIYNVLCPNQLWHIDTNHKLIRWHFIIAGGIDGFSRFIVYLKCIQNNKAKTILECFMEGVEKYGIPVRVRSDQGMENYSVAMFMLENRGEKGMITGKSTHNQRIERLWRDVFEGVLSLYYDLFYFMEDEGLLNPLDAQHIYALHHVFFDKINEKLLIWQNAWASQRMRTVRSSPRQLFISGCANNPVTITLPSFANGEHFEDVSQIDELQMENPRPTFENIHSVSENCQRELGLNCPKGWTSSNFGIDIYIKALEIIKRNVDNIENH; the protein is encoded by the exons ATGAGCAGGTATGATTTACGTATTTGTGACTTTACGGACATCGACGATCAAAGCCTTGATTCAGTGGTGCAAGATAGTTTACGTGAATTTCCGAAATGTGGAGAATCGATGATTCGTCAGATTTTAAAGTCAAGGGGAATAAAG GTGGCACGCTCTAGACTTCGTGACTGCCTTCAGAGAATTGACGTAGAAGGGATCCAAGCCAGGAGAAAAAGAACTCTTCATAGAAGGATTTACAATGTGCTATGTCCAAACCAATTGTGGCATATAGACACAAATCATAAATTGATACGTTGGCATTTCATAATTGCCGGTGGCATAGATGGATTCAGTCGATTCATCGTTTACTTGAAGTGCATACAGAACAACAAAGCGAAGACAATACTGGAGTGTTTTATGGAAGGTGTAGAAAAATATGGCATCCCTGTGCGTGTGCGTTCAGATCAAGGCATGGAGAACTACAGTGTGGCTATGTTTATGCTCGAGAATCGCGGGGAGAAAGGGATGATAACTGGTAAAAGTACTCACAATCAGCGCATTGAGCGTTTGTGGAGGGATGTATTTGAGGGAGTTCTTTCATTGTATTACGACCTATTTTACTTTATGGAAGACGAAGGTTTACTAAATCCACTAGATGCCCAACATATATATGCTCTCCACCACGTTTTCTTTGACAAAATAAACGAAAAGTTGTTGATATGGCAAAATGCATGGGCATCTCAACGAATGCGCACAGTTCGCAGTTCACCTCGTCAGTTATTTATCTCTGGTTGCGCAAATAATCCTGTAACAATTACTCTACCTTCGTTCGCAAATGGCGAACATTTTGAAGATGTTTCACAAATAGATGAGCTGCAAATGGAAAACCCGAGACCTACTTTCGAGAACATACACAGCGTAAGTGAGAACTGCCAGCGTGAACTTGGTTTGAACTGTCCGAAAGGGTGGACTTCATCGAACTTTGGAATTGATATATACATTAAGGCATTAGAAATTATTAAGAGAAACGTAGATAACATTGAAAACCATTAA